A portion of the Stegostoma tigrinum isolate sSteTig4 chromosome 18, sSteTig4.hap1, whole genome shotgun sequence genome contains these proteins:
- the helb gene encoding DNA helicase B, which translates to MSRQRAASGKPFVVNGYILPLKNNVAKEDSDDEEEEDDELQFLDFEDMMSMSDGASSVRASSVARRSVLIKDCDTNETYKVHGRFHFTGPWWKVTAKIKCIQKKWYLSWYPTYSLRSHLADQRKEIFSLFLTACNVHEQHKKIFIESLTEDSNLEFSNLLKTLQRLADKDTTRDQNFIKSIIAAINNSVEGQYVQHALMFQNLTEILPMLLPRHFLSILMPKSENGRESRSYHILQELEQMIETAVWKLGFSQILSKELQLIGCEASLLAFEEADILKTIPELQRHALVIYDKLKQTCWSKGHTYVKVNGLTALRPSEFSVQSAWESLQFLKNYEIIIVEKERVYLKCFYNYEKDIASCIKQLMDKPPWHISVPEALTKANTAEQMERLPEDTGIKEVNLDSYQLKAAAMMCENPVTVLSGKGGCGKTTLVSCIFSTVVKNMESADNEELLQACQVLEQDKWASGSWDIPLGATPSGNFEQVNVRKVSVLFTAPTGKAASLLKKKTGFNAYTLHQVVWSFWAAEKSTASGKPLDWMFSDVQVLIVDEGSLVSVRILSTVLKLLMERANLKKLIILGDVKQLPSIEPGNMLTDVYSGLLQIKWSIELPNNHRAESQLIIDNAAGIAEMGLKSTYNELQYDAVMHISKSADVTIPTSDKKFILVSLPPKYNPTDLQEAIECLLNSKAPGLDDDVTSHFVAFRRADCDLINELCCKRYAGHPTRNHKNKIDFQVGDKVCCSKNGYVRDFTQQSEAQTKSELKEEKLVRLCNGEIFFIAQYKTEQAKNRSSDYLLLDDKDNRQIFVNYKNVMRECRLQHAWAKTIHTFQGSEVATVVYVVGSAGRQNWQHIYTAVTRGRQRVYVVTAEDDFIKAVTAKSPPRNTRLRELLREELREMKPTSDTEGLWTQQKPSCVPLGMTSTLGVATSVQFTSPKSTVQVMDDSDSDSDSVLSKANEIRKDNSKIDPQEGDSLAEDLAFAQNYSWSPQSLEFQNRHCEMLKSTTAVHSSSLEASNETIRDSPMAMTGEEIASPNKVSTPWSCSSKRIGNTLEDEKSPQKCSKVSLTDSPLGCKMFRQLALDCPAPSYNLKEVKQLSKEGN; encoded by the exons ATGTCTAGGCAGCGCGCGGCCTCGGGGAAGCCCTTTGTTGTGAACGGATACATTTTGCCTTTAAAGAACAATGTAGCGAAGGAAGATTCGGACGACGAGGAGGAAGAAGATGATGAACTGCAGTTCCTGGATTTCGAGGACATGATGAGCATGTCAGACGGTGCAAGTTCCGTCAGAGCCTCTTCTGTGGCGCGGCGGTCTG TTCTAATCAAAGATTGTGACACCAATGAAACTTACAAAGTGCATGGAAGGTTTCATTTTACTGGTCCATGGTGGAAAGTGACAGCAAAGATCAAGTGCATCCAGAAAAAATGGTACTTAAGCTGGTATCCAACCTACAGTCTGAGGAGTCATCTGGCAGACCAAAGAAAGGAAATTTTCAGCCTGTTCTTAACAGCGTGTAACGTTCATGAGCAACATAAAAAAATTTTTATTGAGTCTTTGACTGAGGATAGTAACCTTGAATTTTCAAACCTGTTGAAAACTTTACAAAGGCTTGCAGATAAGGATACTACACGAGACCAAAACTTCATAAAAAGCATTATTGCAGCCATAAATAATTCAG TTGAAGGTCAATATGTGCAGCATGCGTTAATGTTCCAAAACTTGACGGAGATCCTGCCCATGCTTCTGCCGCGGCACTTCTTGAGTATTTTAATGCCAAAAAGTGAAAATGGAAGAGAGTCCCGTTCATACCATATTCTGCAGGAGTTGGAACAGATGATTGAGACAGCAGTGTGGAAATTAGGATTCAGTCAA ATTCTCTCAAAGGAGCTACAGCTGATTGGTTGTGAGGCATCCTTGTTGGCCTTTGAGGAAGCTGATATCCTGAAGACAATTCCAGAGTTACAAAGGCATGCTTTGGTCATTTATGATAAGCtcaaacaaacttgctggagtaAGGGACACACCTATGTTAAAGTTAATGGACTGACTGCATTACGTCCATCTGAGTTCAGTGTTCAAAGTGCATGGGAATCACTACAATTTTTAAAGAACTATGAGATAATCATCGTGGAAAAAGAGCGAGTGTATCTGAAGTGTTTTTATAACTATGAGAAAGACATTGCATCTTGTATAAAGCAACTTATGGATAAACCTCCATGGCATATTTCAGTGCCAGAGGCTTTGACAAAAGCCAACACTGCAGAGCAGATGGAAAGACTACCTGAAGATACAGGGATCAAAGAAGTTAACTTGGATTCTTATCAGTTGAAAGCTGCTGCCATGATGTGTGAAAATCCTGTTACAGTTCTCAGTGGTAAAGGTGGCTGTGGAAAGACAACACTTGTCAGCTGCATCTTTAGCACAGTAGTTAAAAATATGGAGAGTGCAGATAATGAGGAACTATTGCAAGCATGTCAAGTTCTTGAGCAGGACAAATGGGCTTCAGGAAGCTGGGATATCCCATTGGGTGCAACTCCCAGTGGCAACTTTGAGCAAGTCAATGTCAGAAAAGTATCTGTGCTGTTCACTGCACCAACTGGAAAGGCAGCAtctcttttaaagaaaaaaactggGTTTAATGCGTATACTTTACACCAG GTGGTGTGGAGTTTCTGGGCCGCAGAGAAATCAACTGCATCAGGAAAACCTCTTGATTGGATGTTTTCTGATGTCCAGGTACTGATTGTCGATGAGGGGAGTTTGGTTTCCGTGCGTATCCTAAGTACTGTTTTAAAGTTGCTTATGGAGCGTGCCAATCTCAAAAAACTTATAATCCTTG GTGATGTTAAGCAGCTACCAAGTATTGAGCCGGGCAACATGTTGACTGATGTATATTCCGGTTTGCTCCAAATTAAATGGAGCATTGAATTACCAAACAATCATCGTGCAGAGAGCCAGCTGATCATAGATAATGCTGCTGG GATTGCTGAGATGGGATTGAAGTCTACATATAACGAGTTGCAATATGACGCAGTGATGCACATATCAAAGTCTGCAGATGTCACCATTCCAACATCTGATAAAAAATTCATTCTTGTTTCTCTGCCCCCCAAATATAACCCCACTG ATCTTCAAGAAGCTATTGAATGTTTATTAAACTCAAAAGCCCCAGGACTGGATGATGATGTGACCTCTCATTTTGTTGCATTTAGACG GGCAGACTGTGACTTAATTAATGAACTCTGCTGCAAGCGATATGCAGGCCATCCGACTAG AAATCATAAAAACAagattgatttccaggtgggggACAAAGTATGCTGTTCAAAGAACGGATATGTCAGAGACTTTACACaacagtcagaggcacagacaaaGTCAGAACTGAAAGAAGAGAAACTCGTTCGTCTGTGTAATGGAGAAATCTTTTTTATTGCCCAG TATAAAACTGAACAAGCCAAGAACCGAAGCTCAGATTACTTGCTGCTGGATGATAAGGACAATCGACAAATATTTGTGAACTATAAAAATGTAATGAGAGAGTGCAGATTGCAACATGCATGGGCCAAAACAATCCATACCTTTCAG GGCTCTGAAGTTGCCACAGTTGTGTATGTTGTAGGTTCAGCAGGAAGACAGAACTGGCAACATATCTATACTGCAGTCACACGAGGGCGCCAGCGTGTCTATGTTGTTACTGCTGAGGATGACTTTATTAAAGCAGTGACAGCCAAAAGCCCTCCCAGAAACACCCGGCTGCGTGAATTGCTGCGAGAGGAACTACGAGAAATGAAACCCACTTCTGATACTGAAGGATTATGGACCCAGCAGAAACCAAGTTGTGTTCCTTTGGGAATGACCTCCACACTTGGAGTAGCGACCTCGGTGCAGTTCACTTCGCCTAAGTCTACTGTCCAGGTAATggatgactctgactctgactcagACTCAGTGTTGAGCAAAGCCAATGAAATAAGAAAGGACAACAGCAAAATAGATCCTCAGGAAGGAGACTCCTTGGCGGAGGATTTGGCATTTGCACAAAATTATAGCTGGTCTCCTCAAAGTCTGGAGTTTCAGAACAGGCACTGTGAGATGCTGAAAAGTACAACAGCAGTGCACAGCAGCTCTCTTGAAGCTAGCAATGAAACCATAAGGGATTCTCCCATGGCAATGACTGGTGAGGAAATCGCAAGTCCTAATAAAGTTTCAACACCTTGGTCTTGCAGCAGTAAGAGAATTGGTAATACTTTGGAAGACGAGAAATCACCTCAAAAATGTTCAAAG GTATCCTTGACGGATTCACCTCTTGGCTGCAAGATGTTTCGGCAGCTGGCACTTGACTGCCCAGCCCCAAGTTACAACTTGAAAGAAGTAAAGCAGCTTTCTAAagaagggaattga